The genomic stretch TTTTCTCAGTAATAACAGAATTCTGGTTCTTTTCTGAGTATGTTTTGAATTCTGCAAATATCATACTAAgtatattaatttctttagaCTTAACCTTCCTTTTAACAATTGTATGCAGAGAGAGGTTGCTTATTATTTGATTTACAAAATCAAAGATCATCATTTCTATCTTTGCCCATCGTTTCAATATTGCTACAATTAAACTTGTTTGCTTCTTCATGTGTATGCTATCATACATCTTATGTATTTTAGTGTTTACTTCcattgtgcatttctttttagtGACCGTATTGTTTTGAGGGTTTCACAAGTGCATTAATCATCTTTATATTATGACTtcatgaacatatttttttctttaagttttcaTTTAGGTCATTAAGATTATCTTTGTGTAACAGCACATGAAAGGTTGAATTAAAGCAGTTATGTCCATTTACTTGCAGGTCATGGTGTGGAAAGAAATGGACTATGGGGCAATGTCCGATGCTGAAAAGCAGTTACTTGTGTCCGAGGTAAACTTGCTGCGGGAACTAAAGCACAAACATATTGTGCGCTACTATGATCGTATCATTGATCGCACTCATGCTGTTATCTACATTTTGATGGAGTACTGTCAGGGTGGAGATTTAGCTACGCTCATTTCACGATGCCGCAAAGAAGGGTAAGACTTTTGTTCAAGCTATCTTTACATCAACtcgcatgtgtgtatgtgtgtgtgcgagagataTTGCTGTGGCCTTCACTCTCGCATGCTTTTCTCAGTTGTATTCAACTTGAAAATATAATACTTTCAGAACTCTTGTTGAGGAAGATTTTGCCTGGAGGATACTAATACAAACCACTCTTGCATTGAAAGAGTGCCACAGAAGGAAGAATGGAAAGGCCATACTGCACCGTGATCTTAAACCAGCCAACATATTTCTGGACAAGCATCAGAATGTCAAGCTTGGGGACTTTGGTCTGGCCAGGGTCCTGCACCATGACACTAGCTTTGCACAAACTTACGTTGGCACACCATATTATATGTCTCCAGTGGGTGGAGTTCAGTGGTTGCTGCACCATGCACTAATTTAGTTATCATTAccttttcatttaatatttctgAATCCATGTCCAGTGTTATCCACAGttacaaaagaatatttttaaaacattttatctttttcggTGTGTTATTGATATTCCACTTGTAAAATCTGTGTGAAAAGTACAATAAAACtttctgtcttttcaaaaatatctaTCTTCATTTGTAATTTACCCTTTCTTCCTAGGAGCTTGTAAACAACATGTCCTACAATGAGAAGTCGGACATCTGGGCCCTAGGATGTGTGCTGTATGAAATGTGTTCTCTTCACCCACCTTTTACTGCCAATAATCAAACTGAGTTAAATAGGAAGATACGGATAGGGGACTTTGCTCGTCTTCCTTCCAAATACTCTAGTGAGCTTGACAAGATCATCAGGAAGATGATAAGAGTTGAGGTAACCAATGAGTCTCTATACTGTCCTTCATCATTCACACAGAGTAAAAGTTTTGGTTTGAAAAGCAATGGCTTTGTCAAGTAAAATGCCTAATTCTGTGTGCATGTTACAAGTGGGTGGAGTTGGGTGTGAACAGAGCATATCAAGTTGAAGTATAAGTTTTGCTAATAATATTCTTGTTGGTACAAGCCTAAGCAGAGATACATGTTgagcaaatctttatttacaaactgcTTGTTTGGTCTAGGTTTCGCAAAGACCAAGTATTGATGAGATTCTTCTAGATCCAGTAGTATCTCACCATTACCACTACTTGGGACACAGCCAGGTTCACCAGGTGCAATCATCAGGTTTCATTGAGGGCACCAGCCCTGGAAGTAACACGAATAAttgcaacaataacaacagtgaTCATGGAGAGGCTGCTGAACAGAACAGAAGGATTCAGAACCTGGAGGAAGAGTTCAAGACAAAGTGGAAGCAGTTGGAACTGAAAGAGAAGGAGTTGGAAAGTAAGTACCCATTATCTCAGTTAAGCCTCAGAAAATCCAGCAAATTATTGATCTGGTCCTAGGCAATGGTCACAGAATAACACTGATCACAAAATAAGTCTATGAGTATAAgtttatgataacatttaaaaatcagcCAGAACTAGTTGTTGACAGATGTTGTTTCctcttacatttctttctgtcttgaTTCTGTAATACCTAGTAAAACCATTGTCATGtttccaaacaacaaactgtGGGTAACCAGGAGATTGAAACATgtactaaataagaaaaaacatatttatttcactggTGGTGCCTAGGCAAAAGATCTGCGGACAGAGAGGTAAGGGACGCAATCAAAAGAGCAAAAGGAGAGTATAAAGATAGAGTTGCATTACTGTGCCAGCGATCTTCATCATGCCTGGCAGGGGATAAGTCTATTGCGTCTGTTAATCACAAGAAGGATTGCACTAGAAAATCAGTCAAACTCAATGGCGTAAGCGATCAGGGCTtgccaaatgttttgaataacttCTATGCACGTTTTGAGAACcatgatttttctgataaagttaggGAACTCAGTCGCTTGTCTCCGATGGTGACATAGTAATTTCTCAAGTCTGTGTGATGGAATCAGTAAAGTAGGTCAAGGTCAACAAGTCACAGTGGCCTGATGGGATCTGTGGATGTGTCTTACACTGCTGTGCTGTTCAGTTGGGCGAAGTGtttcaacatttctttcaacTCTTCACTCAGGACACATTCCAGCTTTCTAGAAACCTTCCAACATTGTCCCACTTCCCTAAAAACCTAATCCTAGTCAACCTAATGATTTTCGGTCAATAGCACTAACCTCCCTCATAATGAACACTCGcgagaaaattgtcaaaaatctcGTCTTAACATCTGTAGAGAATAAGTTAGAACCACTACAATTGGCTTATAGGAAGGGGAGGTGTTGATGATTCCAAGTTATTCGTTCTAAACACACTGTACAAACTTTTGGATAAGCCCACGACACATGCTAGACTACTCTTTGctgattttagttctgcattgAATATAGTCCAACCATACTTTTTTGCTTTGAAactgatttctgattttgatcttCCACATCAACTGATTTTGTGGATAGTGaatttttttacttgcagacagcagagggtgtatgttaatattaattattcTGATACTGTTATTACAAGCACTGGGCCTCCACTAGGCTGTTGTCTATCACTTCTGTTGTTTATCAAGTACactgacagctgcagaagtatGGAGGAGAATAGCTTCctcattaatttctttgatgATACTGCATTGTTGACTCCTGCAGGAACATAAGAAAGATCATGGTAATGTAGGTgcacacatgattattcttgatgtaagtttgttgttttatattatttatatatcgTCACctgccttcttttttcattgcaaaTATCATCTTTTAATGCTAAACCTTGCAACGAACTttgttcttacttttatttctttttccttgtaACCAGAGCACCTTCCCATTTTCAAACTGCCCACTGGGACAAGTAAAGTTGATTATTGTCATTGGCTTCGCTGGTAGCAAAAACTTCAGAAGAGTGAAATATACACttaatgccatttttttttcagtgtagaGACAGTGCATGATCA from Pomacea canaliculata isolate SZHN2017 linkage group LG8, ASM307304v1, whole genome shotgun sequence encodes the following:
- the LOC112570994 gene encoding serine/threonine-protein kinase Nek2-like isoform X2; this encodes MASTLDDFEVIGTIGTGSYGTCKKIRRKKDGKVMVWKEMDYGAMSDAEKQLLVSEVNLLRELKHKHIVRYYDRIIDRTHAVIYILMEYCQGGDLATLISRCRKEGTLVEEDFAWRILIQTTLALKECHRRKNGKAILHRDLKPANIFLDKHQNVKLGDFGLARVLHHDTSFAQTYVGTPYYMSPELVNNMSYNEKSDIWALGCVLYEMCSLHPPFTANNQTELNRKIRIGDFARLPSKYSSELDKIIRKMIRVEVSQRPSIDEILLDPVVSHHYHYLGHSQVHQVQSSGFIEGTSPGSNTNNCNNNNSDHGEAAEQNRRIQNLEEEFKTKWKQLELKEKELESREHSVTLREKLAEEKLKRAMNLLEHYRRRSDSLSSDRRLYSELSSPRDVVPLDLDSSDSPQSCLSKGVKDPESPKKRVSFDIYGKENLRQKAKMADYRTNVTYKYDTYSGQLGKGQCLRLLSAKDGLLDLQQIGLDKRYNKRNLLYFR